The following are encoded together in the Pygocentrus nattereri isolate fPygNat1 chromosome 3, fPygNat1.pri, whole genome shotgun sequence genome:
- the si:dkey-29h14.10 gene encoding uncharacterized protein si:dkey-29h14.10, protein MDTTASNRCMAVTPDKTLRRQLGSLSKRMSACLVERISACLCRSGILTEYEVQLIQTPGTDVHKASQLLLTVLRKGSRACQLFFKCLAVCSPSLFETVTGCTVRPTDVDHYHSEDDICSETAGALPPYIINIHNSSLTNCIIGNNNGLCCLLSRTGVTNDKLEDIQRPDQQMAAPDPTEAPSIQVQSSQVEYVIIGDNNYMSVGSNEESGEQEETESEPEDSEGGNG, encoded by the exons ATGGACACCACTGCATCTAACCGCTGCATGGCTGTCACACCCG ACAAAACACTGCGACGCCAGCTCGGCAGCCTCTCGAAGCGCATGTCCGCCTGTCTGGTGGAGAGAATATCGGCTTGTTTATGCCGGTCAGGTATCCTCACCGAGTATGAGGTCCAGCTAATCCAGACTCCGGGCACAGACGTCCACAAAGCCTCCCAGCTGCTGCTCACGGTCCTCCGCAAAGGGTCCAGGGCCTGCCAGCTTTTCTTCAAGTGTCTGGCCGTGTGTAGCCCCTCGCTGTTCGAGACGGTCACAGGGTGCACAG TGAGGCCAACAGACGTAGACCACTATCATTCTGAAGATGACATCTGTTCAG AGACAGCTGGAGCACTTCCACCATATATCATAAATATACACAATTCCTCATTAACCAACTGCATCATCGGAAACAACAATGGCTTGTGCTGTCTTCTTTCTCGGACTGGTGTCACGAATG ATAAGTTGGAAGACATCCAGAGGCCTGACCAGCAGATGGCAGCCCCGGACCCCACGGAGGCTCCCAGCATCCAGGTGCAAAGCTCACAAGTAGAGTACGTCATCATAGGGGACAATAACTACATGAGTGTTGGGAGCAACGAGGAGTCAGGAGAGCAAGAAGAAACAGAGAGCGAGCCTGAAGATTCTGAGGGGGGGAATGGATGA
- the prelid3a gene encoding PRELI domain containing protein 3A: protein MKIWSTEHIFSYPWETVIKAAMRKYPNPMNPSVVGVDVLDRNLDKNGRLHSHRLLSTEWGLPGVVRAILGTNRTITYVKEHSIVDPQEKKMELCSTNITLTNLVSVDERLVYRPHPENPDVTILTQEAIITVKGVSLSSYLEGLMAISMSANARKGWDAIEWIIKNSECEMC, encoded by the exons ATGAAAATCTGGAGCACGGAGCACATTTTCAG TTACCCCTGGGAGACGGTGATCAAAGCAGCAATGAGAAAGTACCCCAATCCGATGAACCCCAGCGTAGTGGGAGTGGACGTCCTGGACAGGAACTTGGACAAAAACGGCCGTCTACACAGCCATCGGCTCCTGAGCACTGAGTGGGGTCTGCCAGGTGTTGTCAGAGCG ATTTTGGGGACAAATCGAACCATCACCTACGTGAAGGAGCATTCCATCGTTGATCctcaagaaaagaaaatggagcTTTGCTCAACGAAT ataactCTCACAAATTTAGTATCTGTTGACGAGAGACTAGTTTACAGGCCACATCCAGAAAACCCCGACGT CACGATATTAACCCAGGAGGCCATTATCACGGTGAAAGGAGTCAGTCTCAGCAGCTACCTTGAGGGACTCATGGCTATTAGTATGTCAGCTAACGCAAGAAAG